The DNA region gatgtggaggtttcaaatttcaatattttattcagaatacaacattgaTGACATATGATGTTTtcgttaacaaggttcgggaggagcgcgtcagatatttagtctaatcaacacaggtggaccacaatctagtaatcaatctcacagtataaatatcgctgacttacctctatccattgacggttaatcagcatccctcctccaccccatcttctcacttcgagttcaccttataattagacggggaagggggggtactctaggttcaggccattcccgagctcagagcccttccctggacagcacgccaaatacgcataccatacctcagctaattatatgtaagcgtgaactcgtgaaatcaAATGCTTAAActaagaaaatgtatcattttaagcgaaaaataagttgaatttaattttcatggcatcaacagatctcacaaggccatgtttaccacagtgtggcatttcctcttctttttataacagtctgcaaacgtctggggactgaggagacaagttgttcaagtttaggaataggaatgttgtccaattcttgtctaatacaggcttctagttgctcaactgtcttgggtcttctttgtcgcatcttcctctttatgatgcaccaaatgttttctatgggtgacagatctggactgcaggctggccatttcagtacccggatccttcttctacgcagccacaatgttgtaattgatgcagtatgtgttctggcattgtcatgttggaaaatgcaaggtctaccctgaaagagacgacgtctggatgggagcatatgttgttctagaacttggatatacctttcagcattgatggtgcctttccagatgtgtaagctgcccatgccacacgcactcatgcaacaccataccatcagagatgcagacttctgaactgagtgctgataacaacttgggttgtccttgtcctctttaatccggatgacatggtgtcccagttttccaaaaagaacttcaaattttgatttgtctgaccacagaacagttttcctctttgccacagtccattttaaatgagccttggcccagagaaaacgcctgcgcttccggatcatgtttagatatggcgtctttttgacctatagagttttagccggcaacggcgaatggcacggtggttTGTGTTCagcgacaatgttttctggaagtatttatgagcccatgttgtgatttccattacagtagcgttcctgtatgtgatgcagtgccgtctaagggcccgaagatcaagggcatccagtatggttttccggccttgaaccttacgcacagagattatTCCAGATTctttgaatctttggatgatattatgcactgtagatgatgataacttcaaactttttgcaatttttctctgagaaactcctttctgatattgctccactatttttcaccacaacattgggggaattggtgatcctctgcccatcttgacttctgagagacaccgTCCctttgagaggctctttttatacccaatcatgttgccaattgacctaataagttgcaaattggtccttcaGCTGTTCCTTATGtatatttaacttttccggcctcttattgctacctgtcccaatttctttggaatgtgtagctctcatgaaatccaaaatgagccaatatttggcatgacatttcaaaatgtctcactttcaacatttgatatgttatctatattctattgtaaataaaatataagttcatgagatttgaaaattattccattccttttttgctCAAAATTTGtggtgtcccaacttttttgaaatctGGTTTTTACAAAATAGCCAAATGATAGTTTATTAAATGTCCATGGATTTCAGTCCATAATCACATAAGCCACAATCCAACCtcttgcatttacatttagtcatttaacagatgactttatccaaagcgacttacaaatgaggacgcaatcaaatagaagcaatcaaaaccaaagaGCAACGATATGCAAGTACTGTGCCAAGTTTCAGTTAGCCGGATTCAGTACTCATTGcaaggcttttattttattttgtgtgtgtgtgtgtgtgtgtgttttggtagGAAAGCTTATTGAAACTGAAAATGAGATCACTACTAGAGCTAGATGTTTAGTAATTAACTATTTTGTGTTTCCTCTGCCCTCAGGATTGGATGAGCCACAATAATGGCAGCATGTGGGGCAGATCAGTCCATGTGTACACAGAGGAGCTTCCTTCACCGCTGGAGGTCTTGTCCGAGGTTTCCCTGACCAGCCACGGCACATCCCAGAGAGAGGAGATGAAACCTgcggaggaggatgaggagaagGAGAGCGAGCGTTCGGACTCGGGGTTAACGGACAGATGGCGAGACACTCCTCATGCTCACTGGCTCATGGATCAGCTGAGGGCTCTTCAGGAAAACCCTGAATCTCATTCCCAGTCCTCGTTACTGCAGTCACACGACACTTACGTCACCCTCAATCAAGGAGACATTGAGCAGCAGGTGGTCGATGTCTTCGAGGAGACGTTACCGCTCCAGACGCTCTTCAGCACCGCAGGAACGTCGTCCTTGAGCATCTCACACTCCGACCTTGGCTCCCTGCAGCAGAGCTCGGGTTCGGGCAGACTGTCGTCACAATCAAGCTTAGAGTATCCCAACCACACCTGGCCCCCCAAAGGGCCGGGATACGCCTACATGGCGGTCGCAGACTCAGGGGTCTCAATGGACTACAGCTCGATGAGCTCCAGCAGGATCGTAGAGCTCGGGGGACTCAGGATATACACAAATGATTACAAAAACGAGATCTTCCCCCACAAGTGGTCACTCTCTGGTCAATACATTAAATCCGGATAAGAGTCCAGCACAGGTCCTGTTTTGTAAATCCACATtaaggaaagttcacccaaaaatgaatactctgtcatcatttgctcagctTCACTTCTGTTGaacattaaagaagatattttgaaggacaTTGGTAaccagttgctggtagccattgacttccattttttCATCCATACAATAGAAGTCAAAAAGAACTGATTTGTACAGGACATGATCTAGATACTACTGCTTTTACAAATTCACATCAGGATCTTACTGGTTTCTGTTTGAGACATGAAGTTAAAGGACATATGCATGAAAACACTTGGAATTttcagatacaaaaaaaaaaactcccaaagGATAAAATAAGCTAACATTATTTACCATGGCAGCTGTTTTTTATACCCACTAAAATaccagaagattttttttttggggggggggggggttgcactttccacaaatagggtttattagttgttgtttttttaagcttCTTCGTGGAAAGTGACTGATGGCAGTTCATATATCATTCTGTTTGGGGTTTCCCAAGTCTTAATCTGTCTTGTAAATtgtacataatatattttttttaaaacagttttctgTTTTGTCTTGTGGTTTaagtaaatatgtatttttcagaTCTGTAAAACATTAAGGCCTAGAGGAGGACATGAAACTTAACAACAACTGAATTGataattcatccatccattcttgGTTCTTCTGGTGCATTCTGGGAATGCTTGTATGGTTGATTTGGAACAGACCATTTCGCTTAAAGCCAACCATGACATTGTTGACAtttgcaattcatttttttttttcataagtgacatttctgagtgaaacagaATTTTGTGACACATCTTGTAGCGAGACCTGATTAGATCGAGAACAGCGGGCATTTCAAACCAGCGTTTGCAGTTGATTTCGGATTATTACACCCTTCCTAAAATACAACTAGCACCCAATAGTTGAAACTTAACCCACTTTGGTGGCATtaacaaaaaaatctgtcattttttacttttactaaaATATTACTTAAATTTTTTAGTAGTGTACTAAgttaatttgtatatttgtttgtaATATGCAGTATGGTCAGAAACCTCCAGCGTCAGTTTTACTTTAAGTTTGTCTGCATTTCTTTATGTGTTCTTATTCTGAAGGTTAAACCACATGTGTTGAATTTGTGAACTACTTTGAGCTAACCAAGGGAAATTGGCAACCTTGCTACCATTTTGAGTATggaaacttgcaaaaaaaaaaaaaaaaggatatgtaTGCCATTTCTGACACATTTGACATGTAGTCCTGTCAATCCAATTTTACAATCACTAAGTGTTTTATTTCATAACTACATTGGTAATAAGACTGAAAACGTATTAGTAAGTTTCTAAATATCTATTTGTCCTTTTTTATCAGCAATAAAAAgtcatattttgtaaaaaaaaaaaaaaaaaaaagtttcttctcaTTTCCTCTTTTTTATGTTCTCTGTGTTAGTGTTATAGTTCATTCAAAATGTAATGAATGACTCTCTCTTTGTATAACCTCTTCTTTTGTGTAGCCCAATTTCTGAGACTTAAGAAATCTGCAAATTTCCAAACAGTCTTTTTTGCACCAACATGCATAAAAACAATTATGGAGCATTTGCAGATGACTGAGCCCTTGAGAAGGTGACTGAAAAACTGACTCCTAACAGCCGACTCAGCTGATTGAAACAGCTAGTAACTCATGTTTAATTAGGAAAAAACATGGAAAAGAATGAAAATGATTGATTTTGGGTAAtttacaaattgtaaaaaaaaaaaaaaaaatcaaacttaaaaaaaataaattctggaAAATACAAAAAAGCTATGTAATCAAGTATTCAAtctatttagataaaaaaaaaaaacttaatcaaGAGGAAACAAATAAAGAGCAAAATCAAATGTATTCTGGAAATAAATGGTTTtctggaaataaaatgcaaagCAGGCATACAACAAATAAATGCTGAGATTCATTTCATACTTAactttaaattcacattaaattgtAGGTTTTTTACATTGTCAATGCTAAATAAATTCTCCAAATATGGATGACTATCTGTATTTAGTCAAGAAAAGTTTACGTTCCTTTTGTCAATATCACGTATGAACATTAAAATTTCTGATCAGGTATGGCCTGTCAAACTGACAAACTGAAATAGGTTGTATTGCAATATGAACTTTAATCAGTTGTCTCCACATCTCTCGTTTTCCTGTTTGCTTTTCTCTGGCTGCTCCAGAATCTGCTGTTCTCCACCGAAGACTGGCCTGAACTCCAGAGCACCTCCTGCCCGCAGCACCATGTGCCACTGCTGAACCAGCGCAGGACACATGACTGACAGATACACCCGCCACTCCCCGTCACGCTTCACTTCCTCTAGCGTGCACCTCACCTGCAGGTAACGGTCCAGCACAGAGAGGAGGAGCTCAGGTGCCAGCGCTTCACTGTCCCGACTGCCCTCACCTTCAGACTGAAAGGAGACCATGACTCTGCACAGGCCCTGGCCGTCTGCTCTTCTCTGCAGGATCTGGGAGAGAAAAGCAGCGGTGTCATGCAGGAGGGCCGCCACATGGGCCACGGGACTCAGGTCGTCCTGTAGCGGTCCACCTCGAGACCCGTGCAAATAATGATCCAGACCGTCCACGATGATCAGAGAGGGAGGAGACGCAGCCTCAGACGCCAGCTCATGGAGGGACGCTAGATCTTCAGCAAGCTCCTCCAAAGTCTTCACATATACAAACTTGACATTCTGTAAATGGACatgcacgaaaaaaaaaaaaaaaaaaaccttttgttgtTATGAATCATGCATTATGAGCAGAGAAATGTAAATTGGTATTAACAAAGAACAAAAAAGtcaggtcttcatcaggcttCATTCTGCTGgaaacattatgtattttaaaatatatatatatatatatatttaagctgTAATCTTAGAGTGTGAACATTATGTTTTCTTTGTTTATCatatattatgatataatattaatttgtAGTGTTTACTTGACCAAAAATgtgcaatttggtgcagatgctgatatttatatggccaaaacGTAAGATGAAATCCTGATAGTAATGTTGGAAATGGATTGTAATGGAAATCAAGATGAACAGTGAAGCAGCTACttacataaatgcatataaatatcaagTTATCATTCAATATCTCCTAATACCATAACTATCAATCagaatttttacagcagttttacAGCAAGTTTTCATTGTATTGATACATTTGAGGCCTTAGAAATGAGTGGATCAAATATTGCACAATTTCTTTTACGTGGTTTATGGCACTTTTGACTGAATTACCTTGTATTACATATATTCTTCATTAATTATATTGACGAACCATTGTTTTTACCTTCAGAGTCTCTAGTTTTAATCCAGGCACTGAAGCTCTCAAAGACACCGGCAGAGACTGAAAGGGGGTTTGTGTGAAAAACAGTACTTTGAGCCCCAGATCTGTGGCAGCTGTAACAGCCGCAAGAAACAACACAGATCTACTTATGTTCACATCCCCGAGCACCAGAGTGTTTCCTTCTGCTTCAGCGGGAAATATGACATCAGTCGTTACCGTTCCCGACGCGAACCGTCTGAAAACGACTCCTAAAATATCAGCCATAACAATCTGCCTTCAAATTACAGCAgttattaattttaatgtaagTATGACTTATCTGCAGCTACTGTGTAACGTAAAAGCAACATGCTTCTTCTCCCGCGAACTTGACGTCGCACCGCCTACTGTTGGAACAACGCATCTGATTGGCTATCGTAGAATAGAGTGCTCACTGTTGATTGGCCAAATCAAAGTGTCGGGTCAAATAAATATGGAATTATCCTCGTTTAAAATTgctactaatatttttttttattatcgtaCATTTTACGTATTGATCATCTAAAAAAGGattacattgttaaaataaaacaatgaataaaatagataaataaataatccacTTCCTTTAAGGCTACACACGGCACTTCCCTTTAAGACAAAACATAACAACTCAACAGCTGATACGAAACATGGCGGCGGTAAACACAGACCCCAAAGCCACCGGAGAGCAAATCAAAGCCATCTTACGCCGCTGCAGGGGTCGCCCGAGGCTGACCGACGCGGACCGGGCTCAGCGGCGGCTCGAGTCGCGGAAGAAGTACGATGTGCGGCGCGTTTATCTGGGAGAAGCGCATCGGCTGTGGAGCGAGCTGCGCGCGCGCACGAGCCTGAGCGACGCGGGGCTCGCCGAGTATCTGATCCTGCTCGACTCTGCATATGGAGAGAAATACCAGCAGAAATACGGCAAGTACGTATTAAGAGTTCACCAACGCCATATTATGATCATGCATCCCTCTTAAAATCACTGTGCAGTAAGTTGGTTGACTGTGGCATCATTGcaatgaatgcatgcatgcacaacaAACTTCGTTTTCTTTGGATCTTGCAAGTGTTCTTTGGTAAGCTGATGCTGCTATTTATTAGGCTCTACTTTATAGcgtaattgtttttgtttgtttacatgtatGAAGTACCAAACAGTTATATACAATACTCTACCTGCTATCTGTACTATAATCTGAtctcttctgtagaacacaaaaataGACTTTAAGCAGAAAGCTCAAGCTGTTTTCGATAACGTACAATGAAAGGGGAACCCGAGACAGCTGTGGTCACTCTTCAGCTTCATGTAGCTTTTCTTTTGAACATGAATGGTGTAACATGTCTCTTGTGTTGTGATGGTTAGGAGAAAAACCCTTTCTGAACAATGCAGCAGTCACAGGAAAGGTGaggaatatttatatttactaaatTTAACCCAATTGATTTTCAAAGTGTAGTGTATCATCTGCTTCcttgtctttatttatttctcaGGGAAGAAGGTGTCTGGCACCAGCCTGCAGACTGTGGTGAGCTGGTATCAAGGTCACGGTCAGTCGTGTCAGCACGAGCCTGAGCTGCGGGCCGTGGAGCCCACTGTGGGTTTGTCTACATCTGCACTGTGGCAGTGTGTGGCGGGGCATTCGTTTGTGCAGAACCTGCCCTGGCCTGCAGGAGGAGAGTCCGAGTCAGACGAGGAGGACGGTGTTCTGGAGAAAGATGAGGAGGAGAGGCCTTCAGAGAAGAAAGCTACTGTCAATGAGAGTATCCACATCAAAAGCAGGAAACTGCAAAACCACGGGCAGCTGCAGGGTATGAAAATCTTACGCCCTTATCATATTGTAGGGCTTCCCAAATTGTatcttattattgttattgtggtacatgtatatttttatactattattattgttattattttctagttcaattgtaaaaataaataagacttTTGTAAATTGTTTCATTCATCGCATTCAAAATTTCAAACCCTCAAGCTTTtaacattttatgtcatttttatgtGCAGCTCTGTTTATTGATTTCAAATTTACATGGATCTCattcattatttgttttatttcatgaatTTTTAGCGTTTCATCAGCTTGCTAACCCCCAGTTTTGAGTTGTATTTGATTTTACATGTAACGCTGAATCAAATCTCTTTTTAATCTTACAGTCGCCATCAGTGACGTGGAAGACGATGATCGTCATGTGGATCATCAGATGACATGCACATCCCTCGGTGATCTCCCGGGGTCCCCTGCGGCCCACAGCAGTCCTCCCGCCTCAGAGCGCTGTCTGAGCAGCCAGGCCGAGTGGGAGATGGAGGCGCTCATGGACAGAGAAGCCTCGAGTCAGGATGCGGCGAGACAGAGCGACCCAGTCAGGGAGCAGACAGACGCTTCCAAAACTTCAGAGAAGGTGGACAGCGGAGGCGGCTTGATGGAGAGTTATGGATGCGTGCTTGTCACAGAGCCCTTGACGGACAGACAGGAGAGGCAGGATGAAGCCAGTTGTTCCAGAGAAGATGTCCCGTCGTTAACAACCACCCCAGCACAGAGCCAACTGTTTGAGAGTCAGGACCTGCAGACGGTGATGGGTGGATGTGAGCTGCAGGACCAGCGCTCCTCACTGGGAGGATCTCAGGTAGGTCAACGGAAACAGAAGAGACCCACTAGGGTCACTAGATGACTTCAAATCATTTCAAAGATAACGAAATATGCCCTCAAATAAAATTAtgccgtaaaaaaaaaagttacctagttgcgaaagaaacatttattattttagtttaacatggcGTTTTgagataaataaaactaaataaactaaatataataaaaaatgtataaaaactgctaaatgtaaaaaagaaatgctAAAAAAGACAACATACAACAAATGTCCTAAAACTAAattgtaaatacaaaatataaacttaaaaacttaatttaaaatattaccagcaatataatgtgtgtatatataatataatataatataatataatataatataatataatataatataatataatataatataatataatataatataatataatataatataatataattatattaacaaGACTTACCGTAATTATTACAGCAGAAATTTAGGAAGGTCTTCAGATGTTGTCCTTAACAGTGGGGG from Carassius carassius chromosome 1, fCarCar2.1, whole genome shotgun sequence includes:
- the swsap1 gene encoding ATPase SWSAP1, yielding MADILGVVFRRFASGTVTTDVIFPAEAEGNTLVLGDVNISRSVLFLAAVTAATDLGLKVLFFTQTPFQSLPVSLRASVPGLKLETLKNVKFVYVKTLEELAEDLASLHELASEAASPPSLIIVDGLDHYLHGSRGGPLQDDLSPVAHVAALLHDTAAFLSQILQRRADGQGLCRVMVSFQSEGEGSRDSEALAPELLLSVLDRYLQVRCTLEEVKRDGEWRVYLSVMCPALVQQWHMVLRAGGALEFRPVFGGEQQILEQPEKSKQENERCGDN
- the LOC132152288 gene encoding zinc finger protein 653-like, which produces MAAVNTDPKATGEQIKAILRRCRGRPRLTDADRAQRRLESRKKYDVRRVYLGEAHRLWSELRARTSLSDAGLAEYLILLDSAYGEKYQQKYGKRKTLSEQCSSHRKGKKVSGTSLQTVVSWYQGHGQSCQHEPELRAVEPTVGLSTSALWQCVAGHSFVQNLPWPAGGESESDEEDGVLEKDEEERPSEKKATVNESIHIKSRKLQNHGQLQVAISDVEDDDRHVDHQMTCTSLGDLPGSPAAHSSPPASERCLSSQAEWEMEALMDREASSQDAARQSDPVREQTDASKTSEKVDSGGGLMESYGCVLVTEPLTDRQERQDEASCSREDVPSLTTTPAQSQLFESQDLQTVMGGCELQDQRSSLGGSQLIIITGPSYEALASEGIQLNVGGGDDEEVTCTLIGDVSYNQMCQSGHSADLAEKRLLDPGEETHCSGELQQSLSRSKRSRRGPVVEADGMLKMFHCPYEGCSQVYVAISSFQNHVNLVHRKGRTKVCPHPGCGKKFYLSNHLHRHMIIHSGVRDFICETCGKSFKRKNHLEVHRRTHTGETPLQCEICGYQCRQRASLNWHMRKHTSEALFNYTCEHCGKRFEKLDSVKFHKLKSHPDKQHA